From the genome of Vagococcus entomophilus:
ATAACTTTCTTTAGCCCAAGCACACCAATTAAGTTCTTCTTTTAAAAGACCAATCCGTCTAACGACTACCAAGTAGCGGCCAAAATCATGCTGATAATACTCAATATTTTCTTTTCGCTGTTCCATTGTCTCTAGTTTTTGTTGGCAGTTTTTAATTTGTTCTTGTAAATATTTTTCGCGTTCGTAAAATAATTTTTTCCCAAGTTCGATATCGATGGAGCCGATAATATAAACTTTTGCGACCCATTCATCCTTGGCTAGAGTAAATGGAGTAGGCTCATCTAACCAATTTTCAACTTTTTCTTTGCCTAAAGCAGTTAGAAAATAAATTTTTTTGGCGGGTTTATCTTTGGTTTCTTCAAAATACACAAAATGATTTTTTTCTAATTTTGCTAACAGAGGATAGATTTGACTATGGTGTGCTTGCCAGATTAAATTTAATAATTTTTGTAATTCGTACCCACTGCAAGGTTTTCTATACAGTAGGCCTAATAAAATATGGGCTAATTTATTCATATGAGGCCACCTTTACTCACTTTTTCTTTTACTATATCACAAAAAAAAGAAAAGGTCTCAATGATTTATAAGTAAATATTTATATGTAAATATTGACATATAATAAAAAAGAGCAGTATACTAGAAAAGTTGAAAGAAGTAATTTTAGGGGGAAAACAAATGAAAAAAAGAAAAAAAGCTGAAGCTGAAAGTATTATTGGTAGCTTATCCAAACAATCAAAGCCTGCATTAGCAGTAGCTTTTGCATGTGTGGTAGCTTTTATGGGGATTGGACTGGTAGATCCGATATTACAATCCATTGCCAAATCACTACACGCAACAGCAGCACAAACGTCATTATTATTTACTAGCTATATGTTAGTTACTGGAGTGGTCATGCTTTTTACAGGATTTATTTCGAGTAGAATTGGGGCAAAAAAAACATTGTTAATAGGATTAGTCGTGATTATCTTATTTTCTTTTTTGGGTGGCTTGTCGGGTTCCGTTGGAGCACTAATAGGTTTTAGAGCAGGATGGGGACTGGGGAATGCCCTGTTTATTGCCACAGCTTTGTCGACCATAATTGGTGTCAGTACTGGTGGAAGCGAAAAAGCGGTGATTATGTATGAGGCAGCAATGGGGATGGGCATGTCTGTGGGGCCACTTATTGGAGGGATATTAGGCAGCTTTTCATGGCGAGGCCCTTTTTTTGGTGTTGCATTTTTGATGTTAGTTGCATTTGTTTTGGTGTGGTTTTTGCTTGATCCAATTGCAAAGCCTAAGAAAAAAGCTGGAGTTTGGGAGGCATTAAAAGCTCTGGAACATGGTGGTTTGAAGATTACTGGCTTGACAGCACTGTGCTATAATTTTGGCTTTTTTACAGTTCTAGCATACTCCCCATTTTTGCTGCGTCATTTTAATGCACTAGAAGTGGGGTTCTCTTTTTTTGGTTGGGGGATATTGTTGGCCGTTAGTTCTGTCTTTCTAGCTCCCAAATTTGAAAAGACATATGGAACTACTAAAATGCTACTGTTTTCTTTATTAGGTTTTGCAGTTGTTTTAGGCGTAATGGGAATTTTTACCGAATATCCTGTAGTCATTATGTTTGGCATTATGATTTCTGGATTTTTTCAAGGCATAAGTAATACCTTACTGACAACAACTGTAATGGAAGTAGCCCCTGTTGAGCGTTCCATCGCTTCAGCAGCCTATAGTTTTGTCCGATTTACTGGAGGTGCAATTGCCCCGTATTTAGCAGGGAAAATAGCAGAGTGGTTTTCTCCGCATATAACATTTTATTTTGCGGGAGTTACTGTAGCAGTTGGTAGTGCTATTCTATATAGTGGAAGAAGTTATCTGCAGAAAATATACTTAAAATAAAAAAGAAACGAATAGAATGGTTGCTTTTTTTTCCGAATTCAAGTATGATGAAATTAATCAAATAAGACATCCTTAGGGGAGTAACTGGCAACGGAAACGTTGTGATAATATCAACAGTAAGTTAATTGTAGCCAATTTTCTGGTATTATCTTCAAATCACAGACTTGAATAGTGAGACTTAAGGTGGAGGGTTTAAAAATAACCTTCCACTTTAAGTCTTTTCTTTTTGTAACAAAGTGAGGATGCGAGTAGAATGGAGGCAAGGTTATTTAATAAAACGCTAATGTTTGAATGTGTAGAGTTACATATAGGAGGAATGAAAATTGGAAGAAAAAGTAGCAGAAAAGACAGCTAGTCAAGTGAAAAATAGTGTCTATCAGCAAAAATTAGCAGCTGTTTATCAGGAAACTAAGACACAACCAGAAGGATTAACCACTCAAGAAGCCAAAGAAAGAGTAGAAAAAGATGGATACAATGAGTTAAAAGCCAAGAAAAAGGAATCGGTTCTGAAGTTATTTTTAGAAACATTTAAAGATGCAATGGTCATAGTTCTTTTAATTGTTTCGGTTGTTCAACTATTAATGGGGTCACCTCTTGAATCAATCATTATTTTTGCTGTGTTACTACTAAACTCAGTTGTAAGTGTTGTCCAAACCAAAAAAGCAGAGAGCTCCTTAGATGCACTGAGACAGCTTTCGGCACCGATGGCTAAAGTAGTACGTTCTGGTGAAAAAATCAGTGTACCAGCTAGAGAACTTGTAGTAGGTGATATTGTGTTACTAGACGCTGGGGACTATGTTCCTGCAGATGGACGTCTAACAGAAGCTGGAACGTTGAAGATTGACGAAGGAATGCTTACAGGAGAATCTGTTCCTGCTGAAAAAGAAGTAGTGGATTTAACAAAAGAAGTACCAGTGGGTGACCGGGTCAATATGGTTCATAGTGGGACCCTTGTGGTATACGGACGTGGAGCATTTATTGTTACAAGTACGGGAAATCAAACAGAAATTGGTCAAGTTGCTGATTTGTTAGAGAATGCTACTTCAAGTGTGACACCATTGCAACGTAATCTTGACAAGTTCAGTAAAAAATTAGGAATTGCTATTTTAATTTTATCCCTAGTTATATTAGGGATTCAAGTCGCTCGAATCTTTCTAGAAGGCCAACAAGATGTCTCAAAAGATTTGCTGAATGCTTTTATGTTTGCAGTTGCGGTTGCAGTTGCGGCTATTCCAGAGGCATTACAGTCTATCGTGACTATTGTGCTCTCGCTTGGAACTAAGAGAATGGCTAAAAGGAATGCTATTATCCGAAAATTACCAGCAGTAGAAACGCTAGGTTCGACAAGTATTATCTGTACGGATAAAACTGGAACGCTCACACAAAATAAAATGACTATTGTCGATTTTTACTTACCAAATGGGAAAACAGGCGAGTTCAATCCTCAACCAGAAACATGGTCAAAAGATGAAGAACGTTTAATTCAGATTTCAGTACTAGCTAACGATGCCAGTATCAGTGAAGAAGGACAAGAATTAGGAGATCCTACTGAAGTGGCGATGGTTTCATTTAGCGATAAAGTCAATCAACCATTCGAACAACTACGTAAAAAATATCCTCGTCAAGCGGAATTGCCTTTTGATTCTGATCGTAAGTTGATGTCAACGGTTCATACTATTGATGGCAAACGGATGTTACTGACAAAAGGTGGCCCAGATATTGTCTTTTCTCGTAGTAAACAGGTACTAATCAACGGAGAAGTTCAACCTTTGACTACTGAAATTTTGGATCAAATGAAAAAACAAAACGAAGCATTTTCTAATCGTGCGTTACGTGTACTGGCTTTTGGGTATAAATTACTAGAAGAGCAACATGAAGTAAGTTTAGATGACGAAAATGATTTTGTATTAGTAGGAATTTTGGCCATGATTGACCCTCCTCGTGAAGCGGTATTCCAAGCTGTAGCAGATGCCAAGAGTGCAGGAATTAAAACGGTAATGATTACAGGGGATCATAAAACCACTGCAAGCGCAATTGCCAAAGAAATTGGAATCTTTGCTGATGGCGATATGGCGCTTACCGGTCAAGAACTAGATGCGCTGAGCGAAGAGAAGTTAAATGCAGATTTAGAAAAAATCTCTGTCTATGCTCGTGTTTCTCCAGAAAATAAAATCAGAATTGTTCGTGCATGGCAAAATAAAGGACATGTTTCTGCAATGACGGGAGATGGCGTCAATGATGCCCCTGCACTAAAACAAGCAGATATTGGGATTGCAATGGGAAGTGGTACGGATGTTGCTAAAGATGCAGCAGCGATGGTACTTACAGACGATAACTTTGTATCTATCGTTCAAGCGGTGGAAGTCGGCCGAAATGTGTATGATAATATCAAAAAGGCGATTGCTTATTTGTTTGCTGGAAACTTAGGGGCGATTATCGCGATTATTGTAGCGCTTTTGATGAACTGGGTGAATCCTTTTACCGCCCTTCAATTGCTATTCATCAATTTGGTGAATGACTCTATCCCTGCGATTGCCTTAGGGATGGAAAAAAGTGAACCGAATGTAATGAAACGTAAACCAAGAGATCCTAACGAAGGAATTTTTGCAGGACAAACGTTACTATCAGTTGTTTATAGAGGGATTTTGATTGGGGCTGCCGTGATCGTTGCACAATTTATTGGCTTGCAGGATTCAGCTGAAATGGGTGTAGCAATGGCTTTTTCAACATTAATACTTAGCAGAACTTTGCAAACATTTCCAGCTAGATCGAATGTTCAAACAGCAATTGGTGCAGGTTTTTTCCAAAACAAAACGGTTATTTATGCGGTTCTATTCTGTAGTGCCTTGTATGGTGTAGCGTTATTACCTGGTTTAAGAGAAGTATTTTCTATTCCTGCTTCCTTTGGTTTCCACCAATTTGGTATCGCATTTGGACTAGCATTCTTAGCGATGATTTTGATGGAACTTACGAAACTAGTTCTGCGTAAAAAAGTAGAACAAGTCTAACTACTTAGAGAACGATACTTAGAACAGAAAAAGTTTTTTAAAACGAGCAATAACGAATGAATGTCCTTGAAGGTCTAAATTTTGAGAGTGAGATAAGAGTGAAAGTTGCTTTTGTCGCACTCTCTTTTTTAATTTTTTAGGGAGCTTTTTTAGATTATTTTTCAATTCAGAGTAGTTTCTTTTTCATTTAGGGAAGACCTGTAGTATAATTTAGGTATTAAGTACTAAAATACACTTTTTTAGGTAATAAATACTAAAACTAAAAAGTTGAGGAGGAAATGGAATGGCTTATCAAGTTACAAATCCGTATACAAACCAAGTAGAAAAGACATATGACAACCATAATGATGCTTATGTAGAAAGCGCACTTACAAAAGGACATCGATTATATAAACAATGGCGTAAAGAATCTGTTGAGAAACGAGCGAAGGTTTTATATAAAGTTAGTGAGCTCTTTACAGAAAAAGCAGAGGAGCTAGCTGCAATTATCACAAAAGACATGGGGAAAAGAATTTCAGAAGCAAAAGGTGAAGTATTGGTTTCAGCAGAAATTGCAAGATATTATGCAGAAAAAGCAGATACTTTTATGGCACCGACAGCTTTTGAATCTCGTATGGGCAAAGCTCAAATGGTTCCGCATTCAATTGGGATATTAATGGCGGTTGAGCCTTGGAATTTTCCAATCTACCAATTGATGCGTGTTTTTGCCCCAAACTATATTGTTGGGAACCCAATGGTTTATAAACATGCAAGTAATACACCAGGTTCAGCTGAAGCCTTTGAAGTTTTATTAAAAGAGGCTGGAGTAGAAGAGGGCGCTTGTACCAACTTATTTGTAGATTATAGTCAAGTCAATCAAATTATTGCAGATAAGCGTGTCCAAGGAGTCGCACTTACAGGCTCAGAGCGTGCGGGCGAGTTGATTGCAGCAGAAGCAGGGAAAAATTTAAAACGTAGTTCCTTAGAGTTGGGTGGAAGTGATCCATTTATCGTTTTAGAAGATGCGAACCTAAATGAAGTGAAAAAGATTATTGGGCAAGCACGTTTGTACAATGCAGGACAAGTTTGTACGTCTTCTAAGCGTTTTATTGTAACTGAAAATAACTACGAAAAAGTATTGGCGATGCTAACAGAAGCCTTTGCAGATGCTAAAACGGGTGATCCTTTTGACGAACGTACTACGTTAGCACCTTTGAGTTCTTTAAAAGCGAAAAAGGATTTAGTGAAACAAGTTGAAAAAGCACTTGAAAATGGTGCGACTTTGGCTTATGGTGATATGACAAAAAATCAAGGGGATGATAGCTTTTTCCATCCAGTGATTTTGACAGACATCACTATTGATAATCCTGCCTACTATGAAGAGTTCTTTGGACCAGTGGGTCAAGTGTACAAAGTAAAAGACGAACAAGCAGCGATTGAGTTAGCAAATGATTCGAATTACGGATTAAGTGGGATTGTTTTTGCTGGTACGCAAGAGCGTGGAGCGGAAGTAGCAAAACAAATTGAAACTGGAGCTGTTTTTGTAAACAGTTATGGTGGAACATTACCAGAATTACCATTTGGTGGAGTGAAACGTTCTGGTTATGGTCGTGAGCTAGGAGAGCCAGGTATTGAAGCCTTTATGAACAAAGAGCTAGTTGTAGTAAGAGAAGAGCCAATCGATTTGGACAATCCATTCGGTGGTTTTGTTTAAACAGTATTTTTATAGAAGTGGGTGGAACAGAAGTATTTCTGCTCTCACCGCTTATTTCGATAGTAAGAGCCAGAAAGATAACTTTTAAGTTATCCTTCTGGCTCTTTTTGAAACGTTGGCAGAAAACTCAAGTAAAATTACCCTCTCCCCCCTTTTTTAATCTTATGAAAAGAAACGGGGGAGAAAACAATGTGTGATCGAAATAGATATCTAATATTGTTATTTTAAAAATGAGAGGAAGTTCATCGGTTTCTTATCTAACCATATTATATCTCGTTATTCCTTTGACATTGCAAACGCTTACCTTTACAATTTGAATTGTAATCCATTTAAGTGAGTGTTATAAATCATTTGTGTATGTTGTTTGTTTTGTTATTAAATGAGACGGTACTTACATAAGATGGACGATGTAGCACAATGAAATGAATCCATTGATTCAGTAAAGGAGAAGGAATATGTATCTAATTGTAAACGTTCTTGGTCTCATTGTTTTTATTGGTTTAGCCTGTCTATTTTCAAAGAAGAAAAAGGAAATTCGGTGGAAGTCTATCGGGATTATGTTAATGCTCAACTTATGTATGACGTGGTTTTTAACAAGTTTTACTATCGGAAGAACGATGGTTCAATTAGCGGCAGAAGGATTTGACAAAATGGTAAAAGTTTCCTATCAAGGGATTTGGTTTATTTTTCCAGCACAATACCAAAATGTTGAAGCATTAGGCAAACTCGGATTTTTTGTAACAGTCTTAATGCCAATATTATTAATTGTGCCATTGTTTGATATATTAACTTATATCGGCGTACTTCCTTTCGTTATTAAATGGTTAGGGAAAGCTATTTCTAAGATTACAGGACAACCAAAATTTGAATCATTTTTTGCAATTGAAATGATGTTTTTGGGGAATACAGAAGCGCTTGCTGTTTCTAGCTTGCAATTAAAA
Proteins encoded in this window:
- a CDS encoding PadR family transcriptional regulator; translation: MNKLAHILLGLLYRKPCSGYELQKLLNLIWQAHHSQIYPLLAKLEKNHFVYFEETKDKPAKKIYFLTALGKEKVENWLDEPTPFTLAKDEWVAKVYIIGSIDIELGKKLFYEREKYLQEQIKNCQQKLETMEQRKENIEYYQHDFGRYLVVVRRIGLLKEELNWCAWAKESYQEFLTLKKCETK
- a CDS encoding cation-translocating P-type ATPase, whose translation is MEEKVAEKTASQVKNSVYQQKLAAVYQETKTQPEGLTTQEAKERVEKDGYNELKAKKKESVLKLFLETFKDAMVIVLLIVSVVQLLMGSPLESIIIFAVLLLNSVVSVVQTKKAESSLDALRQLSAPMAKVVRSGEKISVPARELVVGDIVLLDAGDYVPADGRLTEAGTLKIDEGMLTGESVPAEKEVVDLTKEVPVGDRVNMVHSGTLVVYGRGAFIVTSTGNQTEIGQVADLLENATSSVTPLQRNLDKFSKKLGIAILILSLVILGIQVARIFLEGQQDVSKDLLNAFMFAVAVAVAAIPEALQSIVTIVLSLGTKRMAKRNAIIRKLPAVETLGSTSIICTDKTGTLTQNKMTIVDFYLPNGKTGEFNPQPETWSKDEERLIQISVLANDASISEEGQELGDPTEVAMVSFSDKVNQPFEQLRKKYPRQAELPFDSDRKLMSTVHTIDGKRMLLTKGGPDIVFSRSKQVLINGEVQPLTTEILDQMKKQNEAFSNRALRVLAFGYKLLEEQHEVSLDDENDFVLVGILAMIDPPREAVFQAVADAKSAGIKTVMITGDHKTTASAIAKEIGIFADGDMALTGQELDALSEEKLNADLEKISVYARVSPENKIRIVRAWQNKGHVSAMTGDGVNDAPALKQADIGIAMGSGTDVAKDAAAMVLTDDNFVSIVQAVEVGRNVYDNIKKAIAYLFAGNLGAIIAIIVALLMNWVNPFTALQLLFINLVNDSIPAIALGMEKSEPNVMKRKPRDPNEGIFAGQTLLSVVYRGILIGAAVIVAQFIGLQDSAEMGVAMAFSTLILSRTLQTFPARSNVQTAIGAGFFQNKTVIYAVLFCSALYGVALLPGLREVFSIPASFGFHQFGIAFGLAFLAMILMELTKLVLRKKVEQV
- a CDS encoding NAD-dependent succinate-semialdehyde dehydrogenase, coding for MAYQVTNPYTNQVEKTYDNHNDAYVESALTKGHRLYKQWRKESVEKRAKVLYKVSELFTEKAEELAAIITKDMGKRISEAKGEVLVSAEIARYYAEKADTFMAPTAFESRMGKAQMVPHSIGILMAVEPWNFPIYQLMRVFAPNYIVGNPMVYKHASNTPGSAEAFEVLLKEAGVEEGACTNLFVDYSQVNQIIADKRVQGVALTGSERAGELIAAEAGKNLKRSSLELGGSDPFIVLEDANLNEVKKIIGQARLYNAGQVCTSSKRFIVTENNYEKVLAMLTEAFADAKTGDPFDERTTLAPLSSLKAKKDLVKQVEKALENGATLAYGDMTKNQGDDSFFHPVILTDITIDNPAYYEEFFGPVGQVYKVKDEQAAIELANDSNYGLSGIVFAGTQERGAEVAKQIETGAVFVNSYGGTLPELPFGGVKRSGYGRELGEPGIEAFMNKELVVVREEPIDLDNPFGGFV
- a CDS encoding MFS transporter, encoding MKKRKKAEAESIIGSLSKQSKPALAVAFACVVAFMGIGLVDPILQSIAKSLHATAAQTSLLFTSYMLVTGVVMLFTGFISSRIGAKKTLLIGLVVIILFSFLGGLSGSVGALIGFRAGWGLGNALFIATALSTIIGVSTGGSEKAVIMYEAAMGMGMSVGPLIGGILGSFSWRGPFFGVAFLMLVAFVLVWFLLDPIAKPKKKAGVWEALKALEHGGLKITGLTALCYNFGFFTVLAYSPFLLRHFNALEVGFSFFGWGILLAVSSVFLAPKFEKTYGTTKMLLFSLLGFAVVLGVMGIFTEYPVVIMFGIMISGFFQGISNTLLTTTVMEVAPVERSIASAAYSFVRFTGGAIAPYLAGKIAEWFSPHITFYFAGVTVAVGSAILYSGRSYLQKIYLK